The following coding sequences lie in one Deltaproteobacteria bacterium genomic window:
- a CDS encoding HAMP domain-containing histidine kinase, with amino-acid sequence MGYPIQRIPRPAGEDVQGRAADRARLLEKVAIGLAHEGKNPLHNMVLHLQLMSEKLASPELKGGSPIEKHLSAMRDGIGRVDALLRSFGDFAAPQHLTPDLGAALKRAFVLFAYEARRASVQLTNSAPATLMVSSESLYLGDLIAHALVVCIEHARDGGRVAASVQPRGAVAILQLRADGGVGNREQALPHLDAARRLAPEAACELSIETPAAGGARLSLSFLHPR; translated from the coding sequence ATGGGGTACCCAATTCAGAGGATTCCCAGACCGGCGGGCGAGGACGTGCAGGGGCGTGCCGCTGATCGTGCCCGGCTGCTCGAGAAGGTGGCCATCGGGCTCGCGCACGAAGGCAAGAATCCGCTGCACAACATGGTGCTCCACCTGCAGCTGATGTCCGAGAAGCTGGCGTCCCCGGAGCTGAAGGGCGGCTCCCCCATCGAGAAGCACCTCTCTGCCATGCGCGACGGCATCGGCCGTGTCGATGCGCTGCTCCGCTCCTTCGGCGATTTCGCCGCGCCGCAGCACCTGACGCCGGACCTTGGCGCCGCCCTGAAGCGCGCCTTCGTTCTCTTCGCCTACGAGGCCCGCCGCGCGTCCGTTCAGCTGACCAACAGCGCTCCCGCAACGCTGATGGTGAGCTCGGAGAGCTTGTATCTCGGTGATCTGATCGCCCACGCGCTGGTCGTGTGCATCGAGCATGCTCGCGACGGCGGGCGAGTCGCGGCGAGCGTCCAGCCGCGCGGGGCGGTCGCGATCCTGCAGTTGCGCGCCGACGGCGGTGTCGGCAACAGGGAGCAGGCGCTTCCGCACCTCGACGCCGCGCGCCGGCTCGCCCCCGAGGCAGCATGCGAGCTCTCGATCGAAACCCCTGCGGCAGGGGGCGCCCGCCTCTCACTCTCCTTTCTCCACCCGAGGTAA